The proteins below come from a single Zhouia spongiae genomic window:
- the sufC gene encoding Fe-S cluster assembly ATPase SufC translates to MLTIKNLHAGIEEKDILKGINLQVNPGEIHAIMGPNGSGKSTLSSVIAGKEEYEVTDGDIIFEGGSINELAPEERAHNGIFLSFQYPVEIPGVTVTNFIKTAINETRKARGLEDMPANEMLKLIREKSELLEIDRKFLSRSLNEGFSGGEKKRNEIFQMAMLEPKLAILDETDSGLDIDALRIVSNGVNKLRSKDNAVVVITHYQRLLEYIVPDFVHVLLDGKIVKSGGKELALELEEKGYDWLKQELSV, encoded by the coding sequence ATGTTAACGATTAAGAATTTACATGCCGGTATAGAAGAGAAAGATATTTTAAAAGGTATCAATCTTCAGGTGAACCCTGGTGAAATACATGCTATTATGGGGCCAAATGGTTCAGGGAAGAGTACTTTGTCGTCTGTTATTGCCGGGAAGGAAGAATATGAAGTGACAGATGGAGATATCATTTTTGAAGGAGGGAGTATCAATGAGCTTGCACCTGAAGAAAGAGCCCATAATGGTATATTTCTTTCATTTCAGTATCCGGTTGAAATTCCGGGAGTTACAGTTACCAACTTTATAAAAACTGCCATTAACGAAACCCGTAAGGCAAGAGGTTTGGAAGATATGCCGGCAAACGAAATGTTAAAGCTTATCAGGGAAAAATCGGAATTGCTGGAGATCGACAGAAAATTTCTTTCCCGTTCACTGAATGAAGGGTTTTCAGGGGGCGAAAAGAAAAGAAACGAAATTTTTCAGATGGCAATGCTTGAACCTAAATTGGCTATTCTTGATGAAACCGATTCAGGTCTGGATATCGATGCCTTGAGAATTGTTTCTAACGGTGTTAACAAATTGCGAAGCAAAGACAATGCCGTGGTTGTTATTACGCACTATCAGCGTTTACTGGAATATATTGTTCCTGATTTTGTACATGTGTTACTAGACGGCAAGATCGTAAAGTCAGGAGGGAAAGAACTTGCGTTAGAGTTGGAAGAGAAAGGTTACGATTGGCTGAAGCAAGAGCTTTCTGTATAG
- a CDS encoding SufE family protein, protein MTIQEIQENIVDEFSMFDDWMQRYEYMIELGKSLPLIDDQYKIDENLIKGCQSKVWVHAELADDKLVFTADSDAIITKGIIAILVRAFSNQKPQDIIGADTGFIDEIGLKEHLSPTRANGLVSMIKQLKMYAVAYQTQLN, encoded by the coding sequence ATGACCATTCAGGAAATACAAGAAAATATAGTAGATGAATTTTCGATGTTCGACGATTGGATGCAGCGTTATGAATATATGATAGAATTAGGGAAATCGTTGCCGCTTATTGACGATCAGTATAAGATAGATGAAAACCTGATAAAAGGCTGTCAGAGTAAAGTATGGGTACATGCCGAACTCGCAGACGATAAGCTTGTTTTTACTGCAGACAGCGATGCAATTATCACCAAAGGGATTATCGCTATTTTGGTTCGTGCTTTTTCTAATCAAAAACCCCAGGACATTATTGGTGCCGATACCGGTTTTATAGATGAAATAGGATTAAAAGAACATTTATCCCCGACAAGGGCAAATGGCTTGGTAAGCATGATAAAACAGCTTAAAATGTATGCAGTGGCTTATCAGACCCAGCTAAATTAA
- a CDS encoding cold-shock protein produces the protein MKQGTVKFFNRTKGFGFITTTDSNEDIFVHESGLIDNISENDKVQFETERGKKGLNAVNVEIID, from the coding sequence ATGAAACAAGGAACAGTAAAGTTCTTTAACAGAACCAAAGGATTTGGGTTTATTACAACAACAGACTCTAACGAAGATATCTTCGTTCACGAAAGCGGGTTAATTGACAACATTAGTGAAAATGACAAGGTGCAATTTGAGACCGAAAGAGGGAAAAAAGGTTTAAACGCAGTAAACGTAGAAATCATAGACTAA
- the cas2 gene encoding CRISPR-associated endonuclease Cas2 has product METDKFSRLNQYRSMWILVFFDLPTETITERKTASRFRKNLLNDGFAMFQFSIYMRFCASRENAAVHIKRTKNALPKKGKVCIMQITDKQFGMMELFHGQKEIDPEPPNQQLELF; this is encoded by the coding sequence ATGGAAACCGACAAATTTTCACGATTAAACCAATATAGAAGTATGTGGATCCTGGTGTTTTTCGATTTACCAACCGAAACCATAACAGAACGTAAAACGGCCTCCCGGTTCCGAAAAAACCTGCTAAACGACGGTTTTGCCATGTTCCAGTTCAGTATCTATATGCGTTTTTGTGCCAGCAGGGAAAATGCCGCCGTTCATATCAAACGTACCAAAAATGCCCTGCCCAAAAAAGGGAAAGTCTGTATCATGCAAATCACCGACAAACAATTCGGGATGATGGAGCTCTTTCACGGTCAAAAAGAAATAGACCCCGAACCTCCAAACCAGCAATTAGAACTATTTTAA
- a CDS encoding DUF3078 domain-containing protein: MKKILFTLVLLSGVTFGYAQDKEAEDKPKEGWTKGGTFTFLLNQSAFKNWVAGGQNNVSGTAGINYDFNYLKGDWSWDNKIIASYGLTNTKDLGTRKTDDRFEYNSLVGKKAFGYWNYSFFLNFKTQFTDGYDYDNDEDTDFPTSGLFNPAYLTFGPGMEWKKNENLKFNLAPATSKMTFISKDVYVYDSDLDGFVQHSGTDNVNGLQAYGIDPGDTFRYELGFHASGYYKFNVMENVSVENILSLYSNYLEDPQNVDIDYTMNVVMKINKYLSTNLTVQAVYDDNAVSALQLREVFGLGVNFGF, encoded by the coding sequence ATGAAGAAAATTCTATTTACCCTGGTTTTATTGTCAGGGGTTACGTTTGGTTACGCACAAGATAAAGAAGCGGAAGATAAACCGAAAGAAGGATGGACAAAAGGAGGTACTTTTACCTTTTTGCTAAATCAGTCTGCATTTAAAAACTGGGTTGCAGGGGGGCAGAACAACGTGTCTGGAACGGCAGGGATTAATTACGATTTTAATTATCTGAAAGGGGACTGGTCGTGGGATAATAAGATCATTGCTTCTTACGGACTTACCAATACCAAAGATCTCGGTACCCGAAAAACAGACGACCGGTTCGAATACAATTCACTGGTTGGTAAGAAGGCGTTTGGATATTGGAACTATTCATTCTTTTTAAACTTTAAAACGCAATTCACGGATGGATACGATTATGATAATGATGAGGATACGGATTTTCCGACATCCGGGTTGTTCAATCCTGCTTATCTGACTTTTGGTCCGGGGATGGAATGGAAGAAAAACGAGAACCTGAAGTTTAACCTGGCACCGGCCACTTCTAAAATGACGTTCATTAGTAAGGATGTGTATGTTTACGATAGCGATTTGGATGGTTTCGTTCAGCATAGTGGTACGGATAACGTAAACGGATTACAGGCATACGGGATCGATCCGGGAGATACTTTCCGTTATGAATTGGGTTTCCATGCTTCCGGTTATTATAAGTTTAACGTTATGGAGAATGTAAGTGTGGAGAATATTCTGAGTTTGTACTCAAACTATCTTGAAGATCCGCAGAATGTAGACATTGACTACACTATGAATGTGGTAATGAAGATTAACAAGTATCTTTCGACCAACCTAACCGTACAAGCGGTATACGATGATAATGCAGTTAGCGCTTTACAGCTACGTGAGGTGTTTGGTTTAGGGGTTAACTTCGGCTTTTAA
- a CDS encoding DUF2480 family protein, producing MSDEIVNRVAQSKLVTIDLEDFYQEGERFPLDVSEWLEEGFLLREKDFRAKAAEFDWSRYTGSYVALYCATDAIIPAWAYMLLATFLSPYAKKVVVGDLELLETVLYQEQVEKLDVSVYKDLPVIVKGCSNKPVPKNAYLFLTQKLQPVAKNIMYGEACSSVPLYKKKK from the coding sequence ATGTCAGATGAAATTGTAAATAGGGTTGCTCAAAGCAAACTGGTAACTATCGATTTGGAGGATTTCTACCAGGAAGGAGAGAGGTTTCCTCTGGATGTGTCTGAATGGCTGGAAGAAGGTTTTCTACTTCGGGAAAAGGATTTTAGGGCAAAGGCTGCGGAGTTTGACTGGTCGCGGTATACAGGTTCGTATGTTGCCTTATATTGCGCTACCGACGCAATAATACCTGCCTGGGCGTATATGCTGCTTGCAACGTTTCTGTCTCCATATGCCAAAAAGGTAGTTGTCGGAGATCTGGAATTATTAGAAACAGTGTTGTATCAGGAGCAAGTAGAAAAACTGGACGTTTCGGTTTATAAAGACCTTCCCGTTATCGTGAAAGGCTGCTCTAATAAACCGGTACCGAAAAATGCGTATCTTTTTCTTACCCAAAAACTTCAGCCCGTGGCGAAAAACATTATGTACGGAGAGGCTTGTTCGTCTGTACCGTTGTATAAGAAAAAGAAATAA
- a CDS encoding aminotransferase class V-fold PLP-dependent enzyme, protein MNTATQNIPFNVEEIRKDFPILKREVNGYPLVYFDNAATSQTPQQVIDVIVDYYSSYNANIHRGVHTLSQEATDAYEQARIKIQKHFNAAKAHEMIFTSGTTHGINLVANGFGALLKEGDEIIVSALEHHSNIVPWQMMCERNGAVLRVIPMNEDGTLMMDVYDTLLSEKTKLVFCNHISNALGTINPIESIIQKAHQAGAAVLIDGAQACPHVKPDVQALDVDFYVASAHKMCGPTGVGVLYGKEKWLKKLPPYQGGGEMIAEVTFEKTTYADLPHKFEAGTPNICGGIAFGAAVDYLNAVGFKAIAAYEHELLAYATEKLLAIDGVKIYGTSSAKTSVISFNIEGVHPYDIGTIVDKLGIAVRTGHHCAQPIMDYYKIPGTVRASFAFYNTREEIDRLVDAVIRAKKMLL, encoded by the coding sequence ATGAATACAGCTACCCAAAACATACCATTCAATGTTGAAGAAATCAGAAAGGATTTTCCGATCCTCAAAAGAGAGGTTAACGGATATCCTTTGGTATATTTTGATAATGCTGCTACGTCTCAGACGCCACAACAGGTTATCGATGTAATTGTAGATTATTACAGTAGCTATAATGCAAATATCCACAGAGGAGTTCATACCTTATCGCAGGAAGCTACCGATGCATACGAGCAGGCGCGTATTAAGATTCAAAAACATTTTAATGCTGCTAAAGCTCATGAGATGATCTTTACCTCCGGGACTACCCACGGGATTAATCTGGTGGCTAATGGTTTTGGAGCCTTGCTTAAAGAAGGCGATGAAATCATAGTGTCTGCCCTTGAACACCATTCAAATATTGTGCCCTGGCAGATGATGTGCGAACGGAACGGAGCTGTTCTTAGGGTCATCCCTATGAATGAAGACGGAACGTTAATGATGGATGTGTATGATACATTGCTTTCTGAAAAGACCAAGCTGGTTTTTTGTAATCATATATCTAATGCACTCGGAACTATTAATCCTATTGAAAGTATAATTCAGAAAGCACATCAGGCCGGTGCGGCAGTGTTGATCGACGGAGCCCAGGCTTGTCCACACGTAAAACCGGATGTACAGGCTCTCGATGTTGACTTTTACGTGGCTTCTGCTCATAAGATGTGCGGCCCTACAGGTGTTGGCGTCCTCTATGGAAAAGAAAAATGGCTAAAAAAACTTCCTCCATATCAAGGAGGAGGAGAAATGATCGCTGAGGTTACTTTTGAAAAAACAACCTATGCGGATCTGCCCCATAAGTTTGAGGCCGGAACACCGAATATATGTGGAGGTATTGCTTTTGGAGCCGCTGTCGATTATTTGAATGCCGTCGGGTTTAAGGCTATAGCAGCATATGAGCATGAATTGCTGGCGTATGCCACGGAAAAGCTTTTGGCTATTGATGGGGTTAAGATCTACGGAACTTCCAGTGCGAAAACCTCTGTAATTTCCTTTAATATAGAAGGAGTCCACCCATATGATATAGGAACCATAGTAGATAAGCTCGGAATTGCTGTAAGGACAGGGCATCACTGCGCACAGCCTATTATGGATTATTATAAGATTCCGGGAACCGTTAGAGCCAGTTTCGCTTTTTATAATACCAGGGAAGAAATTGATCGGCTGGTAGATGCGGTTATAAGAGCAAAAAAAATGTTGCTGTAA
- a CDS encoding DUF59 domain-containing protein: MSDQQTIDTAQLGEKIVSVLKTIYDPEIPVDIYELGLIYDVFVNEDSEVKILMTLTTPNCPVAETLPVEVEEKVKTIDMVKDCVVEITFDPPWSQDLMSEEAKLELGLL, from the coding sequence ATGAGCGATCAACAAACTATAGATACTGCACAATTAGGAGAAAAAATCGTTTCGGTATTAAAAACGATCTATGATCCGGAGATTCCTGTTGATATCTATGAGCTGGGACTTATTTACGATGTTTTTGTAAATGAAGACAGCGAGGTTAAAATCTTAATGACCTTAACGACTCCCAACTGTCCGGTAGCAGAGACCTTACCTGTAGAGGTAGAGGAAAAAGTGAAAACGATTGATATGGTAAAGGACTGTGTGGTAGAAATTACTTTTGATCCGCCGTGGAGTCAGGATTTAATGAGTGAAGAAGCTAAATTGGAGCTGGGATTGCTGTAA
- a CDS encoding integrase core domain-containing protein, producing MLQNKIAISMTENSDPYENAIAERVNRIIKTAFNLHSSVLGFEKTQKLVAESIANYNG from the coding sequence TTGCTCCAAAACAAGATTGCCATAAGCATGACAGAAAATAGTGACCCCTATGAAAATGCCATAGCAGAACGCGTAAACAGAATCATAAAAACAGCGTTTAATTTACACTCTAGTGTATTGGGCTTTGAAAAGACCCAAAAGTTAGTAGCCGAGAGCATTGCCAATTATAATGGTTAA
- a CDS encoding endonuclease/exonuclease/phosphatase family protein, with amino-acid sequence MLPYLRKTSNNLYTVAFYNLENLFDTKNNPQTLDDDFTPYGKNKWNKERYENKLYKLSKTVSEIGSDTTKKVPSIVGFAEVENKSVVEDLITSKYLKEHDYDFVHYDSPDERGIDTALIYRKEDFEVLASEAHPLIVYNDNGERDYTRDILHVTGRLNNEQIHVLVNHWPSRREGAEATSYKRVEAAQKIHEIIYSVKQAEEDPSFIIMGDFNDDPGSESIKDHLMYPDLYNPMAKLLDPYSKGSLNHQARWNLFDQIIFTNNFFNDQAGTHSFAHADVFDELFLKEWHGKFKGNPFRTFAGSKYLGGYSDHFPVYVLLKQNY; translated from the coding sequence ATGTTGCCATATTTAAGAAAGACCTCAAACAATTTATATACAGTAGCCTTTTATAACCTCGAGAATCTGTTTGATACTAAAAACAATCCACAAACTTTAGACGACGATTTTACGCCTTATGGAAAGAATAAATGGAATAAGGAACGGTACGAAAATAAGTTGTATAAGTTAAGCAAAACAGTTTCCGAAATAGGATCAGATACCACTAAAAAAGTACCGTCTATAGTTGGCTTTGCTGAAGTGGAGAATAAATCGGTTGTAGAAGACTTGATTACTTCGAAGTACCTTAAAGAACACGATTATGATTTTGTTCATTATGATTCACCGGATGAGAGAGGGATAGATACTGCTTTGATTTACAGGAAAGAGGATTTTGAGGTGTTGGCATCCGAAGCACATCCTTTAATCGTTTACAATGATAACGGTGAACGCGACTATACCCGCGACATCCTGCACGTAACGGGCAGATTGAATAATGAGCAAATACACGTGCTGGTAAATCACTGGCCGTCAAGAAGAGAAGGTGCGGAAGCAACCAGCTATAAACGTGTTGAAGCTGCACAGAAAATACACGAAATCATATATAGTGTAAAGCAGGCCGAAGAAGATCCCAGCTTTATTATTATGGGCGATTTTAACGATGATCCGGGTTCAGAAAGTATTAAAGATCACCTGATGTATCCGGACTTGTATAACCCGATGGCCAAACTGCTTGATCCCTATAGCAAGGGGAGTCTAAACCATCAGGCAAGGTGGAATTTATTCGATCAGATCATATTTACCAATAACTTTTTTAACGATCAGGCCGGGACACACTCTTTTGCCCATGCCGATGTTTTTGATGAATTGTTTCTGAAGGAATGGCATGGTAAATTTAAGGGGAATCCATTCAGAACCTTCGCCGGAAGTAAATATTTGGGGGGTTACAGCGACCACTTTCCTGTATATGTTTTGTTAAAACAAAATTACTAA
- the sufD gene encoding Fe-S cluster assembly protein SufD gives MDLKEKLVSSFMAFEGQIDIDAPVHEIRSEAIKVFEQKGFPTKKDESWKYTSLNALLKKDYTVFPKEETGLQFQDVKKYFLHEIDSYKIVFVDGIYSSYLSETSHEGLDVCLMSAALSKPKYRLVIENYFNKIAPKDESLTALNTAFSKEGAFINIPKGKVVEKPIQILHFSTGNEAALMLQPRNLIVVGENSHVQIIERHQSLTANPVLTNAVTEIHANRNSVVDYYKIQNDAESASLIDNTYIAQKKHSHASVHTFSLGGNVTRNNLNFYHLDERIDSTLKGITIIGNNQHVDHSTLVHHAQPNCESHQDYKGIYADRSTGVFNGKVLVDKIAQKTNAFQQNNNILIDDRAVINTKPQLEIFADDVKCSHGCTIGQLDEEALFYLQSRGIPSREAKALLMYGFANNVLESVKINEVKNRIKKLIAMKLNVSIGFDL, from the coding sequence ATGGATTTGAAAGAAAAATTGGTATCATCTTTCATGGCTTTTGAAGGTCAGATAGATATAGATGCACCGGTTCATGAAATACGCTCAGAAGCCATAAAGGTTTTCGAACAAAAAGGATTCCCGACCAAAAAGGATGAATCCTGGAAATATACGTCTTTAAATGCCCTGTTGAAAAAGGATTATACTGTTTTTCCAAAGGAAGAAACAGGGTTGCAGTTTCAGGATGTCAAGAAATATTTCTTGCACGAAATCGATTCGTATAAGATCGTTTTTGTCGACGGGATCTACAGTTCGTACCTTTCTGAAACATCGCATGAAGGTCTGGATGTTTGCCTGATGAGTGCAGCGCTTTCAAAACCTAAATATCGCTTAGTTATTGAGAACTATTTCAACAAGATAGCTCCTAAAGATGAAAGCTTGACAGCTTTAAATACCGCTTTTAGTAAGGAAGGGGCCTTTATTAATATTCCGAAAGGAAAGGTTGTTGAAAAACCAATACAGATTTTACATTTTTCAACAGGGAACGAGGCCGCTTTAATGTTGCAACCCCGGAATTTAATTGTGGTTGGAGAGAACTCTCACGTACAGATCATAGAACGTCATCAGAGTTTGACGGCGAATCCGGTACTGACTAACGCTGTTACAGAGATTCATGCAAACAGAAATTCGGTTGTGGATTATTATAAGATCCAGAATGATGCTGAATCAGCTTCCCTGATCGATAACACGTATATCGCTCAAAAGAAACATAGTCATGCTTCCGTACATACTTTTTCCCTCGGGGGAAATGTAACGCGTAATAATCTTAACTTTTATCATTTAGATGAAAGAATTGATTCTACCTTGAAAGGGATCACTATTATAGGTAATAATCAGCATGTAGACCATAGTACCCTGGTGCATCATGCACAGCCTAACTGCGAAAGCCATCAGGATTATAAAGGGATCTATGCCGACAGAAGTACAGGTGTTTTTAACGGAAAAGTACTGGTTGATAAGATCGCTCAAAAAACGAATGCATTCCAGCAGAATAATAATATCCTGATCGATGACAGGGCGGTTATAAATACAAAACCCCAGTTGGAGATCTTTGCCGATGACGTAAAGTGTTCGCACGGTTGTACCATCGGACAATTAGATGAAGAGGCATTGTTCTATTTGCAATCCAGAGGAATTCCTTCCAGGGAAGCCAAGGCCTTATTGATGTATGGATTTGCGAACAATGTACTGGAAAGCGTAAAGATTAATGAGGTGAAAAACAGGATTAAAAAACTGATCGCCATGAAGCTGAATGTAAGTATCGGTTTCGATCTATAA
- the hflX gene encoding GTPase HflX — protein sequence MLEKKTLDYEKVVLIGVVNQEQDEEKCEEYLDELEFLAYTAGGEVIERFWQKVDTPNPKTFIGTGKMEDVRAYVKTHDVGTVIFDDELTPAQQKNIEKILRCKILDRTSLILDIFAQRAQTSYARTQVELAQYQYLLPRLTGLWTHLERQRGGIGMRGPGETEIETDRRIVRDRIALLKKKLEKIDKQMATQRGNRGALVRVALVGYTNVGKSTLMNVISKSEVFAENKLFATLDTTVRKVVIGNLPFLLSDTVGFIRKLPTQLVESFKSTLDEVREADLLLHVVDISHPNFEEHVASVNKVLDEIDSADKPTIMVFNKIDTYKHESIDEDDLITEKTTKHFTLDEWKKTWMGKLGDYALFISALNKENLEEFRKRVYQEVRRIHITRFPYNHFLYPEYEEMEKDL from the coding sequence ATGCTAGAAAAGAAAACATTAGACTATGAAAAGGTAGTGCTCATCGGGGTTGTAAACCAAGAGCAAGATGAAGAAAAATGTGAGGAATATTTAGATGAACTCGAATTTCTTGCTTACACGGCGGGTGGTGAAGTAATAGAGCGGTTTTGGCAGAAGGTAGACACCCCAAACCCCAAAACCTTTATCGGTACAGGGAAAATGGAGGATGTACGGGCATATGTAAAAACACATGATGTCGGGACTGTTATTTTTGACGATGAACTTACCCCTGCCCAACAAAAGAACATAGAGAAAATCCTGCGTTGTAAGATCTTAGACAGAACCAGCCTGATTCTGGATATTTTTGCACAACGGGCTCAGACAAGTTATGCCCGGACTCAGGTCGAACTGGCTCAATATCAGTATTTGTTACCCCGGCTTACCGGATTATGGACACACCTGGAAAGGCAGCGAGGTGGAATAGGAATGAGAGGACCGGGGGAAACCGAGATTGAAACTGACCGTCGTATTGTACGCGACCGGATTGCTTTGTTGAAAAAGAAACTGGAGAAGATCGATAAACAAATGGCTACCCAGAGGGGGAACCGCGGTGCTTTGGTTCGCGTTGCTCTGGTTGGTTATACCAATGTCGGAAAATCAACATTAATGAATGTGATCAGTAAAAGTGAAGTGTTTGCGGAAAACAAACTCTTTGCCACGCTGGACACTACCGTACGAAAGGTTGTAATAGGCAACCTCCCCTTTCTTTTAAGCGATACCGTTGGATTCATCAGAAAATTACCGACACAGTTGGTTGAGAGCTTTAAAAGTACATTAGACGAAGTAAGAGAGGCCGATTTATTATTACACGTGGTCGACATCTCTCATCCCAATTTCGAGGAGCATGTAGCTTCCGTAAACAAGGTTTTAGATGAAATAGACAGTGCCGACAAGCCTACTATTATGGTTTTTAATAAAATAGACACCTATAAACACGAAAGTATCGATGAAGACGACCTTATAACAGAAAAAACGACTAAACATTTTACCCTGGACGAATGGAAAAAAACCTGGATGGGAAAATTAGGTGACTATGCCCTGTTTATTTCTGCCCTCAACAAAGAGAACCTGGAAGAATTCAGAAAACGTGTTTACCAGGAAGTCCGAAGAATTCATATTACCCGTTTTCCGTACAATCACTTTTTATATCCTGAATATGAAGAGATGGAAAAAGATCTGTAA
- a CDS encoding M1 family metallopeptidase: MKRIVKKISLGLMMIQFPFLGFSQEAIKNNQHDFDPVMYRQGSVYRAASGIPGPEYWQNEADYKIEVTLDDVAHTVTGSVTLTYRNNSPEDLNYIWMYLEQNRFKADSRGTLTTPISGNRYSGDTDGGYTITRLEAKTGKGKVSNSYKVTDTRMQVIFNKPIAANGGTATVKVDFSYKIPRSGMDRMGQQDTDNGIIYSLAQWYPRVAVYDDVKGWNTEPYLGAGEFYCEYGDFDYKITVPYNHIVAASGKLMNEKEVMTKVQIERMRKAEKSQERVYIIAPDEVTDYKNIRPKQEGTITWHFSMKNTRDVAFASSKAFVWDAAKIDLPSGNKCVAQSVYPIEVSGDEAWGRSTEYTKASIEFYSKKWFEYPYISAVNVASNVGGMEYPGLSFCSMRAKGGGLYGVTNHEFGHNWFPMIVGSNERLYPWMDEGFNTFINNHLHLEFNNGEYLDMYKRARQGLEYYTSSTREGIDTYPDVVNTRNLGHTAYYKPALGLAILREYILGPERFDFAFRDYIHNWAFKHPQPSDFFNAMENATGENLNWFWRGWFYGNKNIDLALTGVYQQREGYIIVLDNMGEIPMPVQMRVVFDDGSTEDMTLPVEIWQRGDQWNHFFRTDKTIKSVRIDPDMLIPDINGSNDTWPKDFYNK, translated from the coding sequence ATGAAAAGGATAGTTAAAAAGATTTCTTTGGGACTGATGATGATCCAGTTCCCTTTTCTGGGTTTTTCTCAGGAAGCTATTAAAAACAATCAGCATGATTTTGATCCGGTAATGTACCGCCAGGGTTCTGTGTATAGAGCAGCTTCGGGTATACCCGGACCTGAGTACTGGCAAAACGAAGCGGATTATAAGATTGAAGTGACCCTCGATGATGTTGCACATACCGTAACCGGTAGTGTAACCCTTACCTACCGAAATAACAGCCCGGAAGATTTAAATTATATCTGGATGTATCTGGAACAGAACCGATTTAAGGCAGACTCAAGAGGAACTTTAACAACGCCGATCTCGGGCAATCGTTATTCGGGAGATACTGATGGCGGATATACGATTACCAGGCTTGAAGCAAAAACGGGTAAAGGGAAGGTTTCTAATAGTTATAAGGTAACCGATACCCGTATGCAGGTTATTTTTAACAAGCCTATCGCTGCTAACGGAGGAACGGCTACGGTGAAGGTAGACTTTTCGTATAAGATCCCCAGATCGGGGATGGACCGGATGGGACAGCAGGATACCGACAATGGAATTATTTATTCGTTGGCGCAATGGTATCCGCGTGTAGCAGTATATGATGATGTTAAAGGGTGGAATACAGAGCCATACCTGGGAGCAGGTGAATTTTATTGCGAGTATGGCGATTTTGATTATAAGATCACAGTACCTTATAATCATATTGTTGCGGCGTCAGGAAAACTTATGAATGAAAAAGAGGTGATGACCAAAGTACAGATAGAGCGTATGAGAAAGGCTGAAAAAAGCCAGGAGCGGGTATATATTATTGCTCCGGATGAAGTTACCGACTATAAAAACATTCGACCGAAACAAGAAGGAACGATTACCTGGCATTTTAGTATGAAAAACACAAGGGATGTGGCGTTTGCTTCTTCAAAGGCATTTGTATGGGATGCGGCTAAAATAGACCTTCCGAGCGGTAATAAATGCGTAGCACAATCGGTGTACCCTATAGAGGTTTCCGGAGATGAGGCCTGGGGACGTTCGACAGAATATACCAAAGCATCGATAGAGTTTTATTCAAAAAAGTGGTTTGAATATCCGTATATCAGCGCTGTAAATGTGGCTTCGAATGTCGGCGGGATGGAATATCCCGGTCTTAGTTTCTGTAGTATGAGGGCAAAAGGAGGAGGTTTGTACGGAGTTACCAATCACGAATTCGGACACAATTGGTTTCCGATGATAGTAGGCTCTAACGAGCGATTGTATCCGTGGATGGATGAAGGCTTTAATACCTTTATCAACAATCACCTGCACTTGGAGTTCAATAATGGCGAATATCTCGATATGTATAAAAGAGCAAGACAGGGGCTGGAATACTACACCAGCAGCACCAGAGAAGGGATCGACACATATCCGGATGTTGTGAATACGAGAAATTTAGGACATACCGCTTATTACAAACCTGCATTGGGATTGGCTATTTTAAGAGAGTATATCTTAGGGCCCGAACGTTTTGATTTTGCATTCAGGGATTACATCCATAATTGGGCATTTAAACATCCTCAGCCATCCGATTTTTTTAATGCTATGGAAAATGCAACCGGAGAAAACCTGAATTGGTTCTGGCGTGGCTGGTTTTATGGAAATAAGAATATCGATCTGGCTTTAACGGGAGTGTATCAACAACGGGAAGGTTATATAATCGTATTGGATAATATGGGAGAAATTCCTATGCCAGTTCAGATGAGGGTTGTTTTTGATGACGGATCTACGGAAGATATGACCTTACCTGTAGAGATTTGGCAGAGAGGCGACCAGTGGAATCATTTTTTCAGAACCGACAAGACGATTAAATCTGTACGAATTGATCCGGACATGCTGATACCGGATATTAATGGCTCTAATGATACCTGGCCTAAAGATTTTTATAATAAATAA